From a region of the Dictyostelium discoideum AX4 chromosome 2 chromosome, whole genome shotgun sequence genome:
- a CDS encoding WWE domain-containing protein has translation MSYMINSAKQKRNEDEIINFISNSSLKDRSLLLLYISKLSSNGLYIPSISSLINFCEEIIILKDTIETQNEDLVAKWYWADDDMNGHQTDYKPYSFETCKRLEKARKNKIEYCRISDVHFVDTVSLAQIRYDDKGRVRLVRRDPPKYKENEILPQQQQQPITTENNNNNDNDNNKDDEFVQWYWADDGPRGHQDVWVKYSEDLSKLMEASYQNNNRINSELIPIKVDEERFVDTKRMLQVRFDSRFRVRLVKRDTKTLAPPKGSSGSSAPSTPSKSTMEKLFGLMTLQSPKKSTPKKPNQKIPFVDTSINLKTLPNDALLDILTIDEIKYLMKKLVIAIPDSSKSNADQTPTNSSLKKFTISTFKSTFILNNNQILSKIVLKK, from the exons atgtcATATATGATCAATTCAGCTAAACAAAAAAGGaatgaagatgaaattattaatttcatcagtAATAGTTCATTAAAGGATAGAtctttattgttattatatatttcaaaattatcatcaaatgGTTTATATATTCCAAGTATTagttcattaattaatttttgtgaagaaataataattttaaa agatACAATTGAAACTCAAAATGAAGATTTAGTTGCAAAATGGTATTGGGCAGATGATGATATGAATGGACATCAAACAGATTATAAACCATATAGTTTTGAAACTTGTAAAAGATTAGAAAAAGCAAGaaagaataaaattgaatattgtAGAATTAGTGATGTCCATTTCGTTGATACAGTTTCACTCGCACAAATTAGATATGATGATAAAGGTAGAGTTAGACTTGTTAGAAGAGATCCAccaaaatataaagaaaatgaaattttaccacaacaacaacaacaaccaatcacaactgaaaataataataataatgataatgacaataataaagatgatgaatttgttCAATGGTATTGGGCAGATGATGGACCAAGAGGACATCAAGATGTTTGGGTTAAATATAGTGAAGATTTATCAAAACTAATGGAAGCAAGTTATCAAAATAACAATAGAATCAATAGTGAATTAATTCCAATTAAAGTTGATGAAGAACGTTTCGTCGATACAAAGAGAATGCTACAAGTTAGATTTGACTCTAGATTTAGAGTAAGATTAGTTAAAAGGGATACAAAAACATTGGCACCACCAAAAGGAtctagtggtagtagtgctCCATCTACTccatcaaaatcaacaatgGAAAAACTTTTTGGACTCATGACACTTCAATCACCAAAGAAATCAACACcaaaaaaaccaaatcaaaaaataccATTTGTTGATActtcaataaatttaaaaacattgcCAAATGATGCTTTATTAGATATTTTaacaattgatgaaattaaatacctaatgaaaaaattagtaattgCCATACCAGATTCATCCAAATCAAATGCAGATCAAACACCAACAAAttcatctttaaaaaaatttacaatctcaacttttaaatcaacttttattcttaataataatcaaatattatcaaaaattgtattaaaaaaataa
- a CDS encoding DUF599 family protein has translation MLEGLIFDIIFLSISFGVYFIYHIFLMITVKRNPLNTVIGRNHHFRRTWVDIMIDGKKDILAVQTLRNMVMSSTLLASTSITLVVLIINILVSQTLTSVLDKIRIIGAHNNDILIYKAFILIVVFLFSFLNFASSIRYVTHLAFLLNVAPTYKDCTKEYCYKTLLNGSNHYTVGVRSFYFSMTIILWFFDPLFLLLGTLIIVYWLYIGDISHYIIPSKEKVKKSKSKNSNSNSNSFDEESRIGELSPIELEKVKK, from the coding sequence atgttagaaggattaatatttgatattatatttttatcaatttcatttggagtttattttatttatcatatatttttaatgataacaGTTAAAAGGAATCCATTGAATACGGTTATTGGTAGAAATCATCATTTTAGAAGGACATGGGTTGATATAATGATAGATGGTAAAAAGGATATTTTGGCAGTTCAAACATTACGTAATATGGTAATGTCATCAACATTGTTAGCATCGACTTCGATAACATTGGttgtattaattattaatatattggTATCACAAACATTAACTTCTGTATTGGACAAGATTAGGATCATTGGAGCCCACAATAATGATATCCTAATTTACAAAGCATTCATTTTAATAGTGGTTttcttattttcatttttaaatttcgcTTCATCAATTCGATATGTCACTCATTTGGCATTCCTTTTAAATGTGGCACCAACCTATAAAGATTGTACAAAAGAATATTGTTATAAAACTTTACTAAATGGTTCAAATCATTATACAGTAGGTGTAAGATCATTTTATTTCTCAATGACTATTATACTTTGGTTTTTTGAtccattgtttttattattgggtactttaataatagtttattgGTTATATATTGGTGATATTAGTCATTATATAATCCcttcaaaagaaaaagtaaagaaaagtaaatctaaaaattcaaattcaaatagtaATTCATTTGATGAAGAAAGTAGAATTGGTGAATTATCACCAATAGAATtagaaaaagtaaaaaaataa
- the ltv1 gene encoding hypothetical protein (LVT1 homolog) translates to MPKPFIQNKNKQVLATFTASYRDRHGRETGVRDKVISEGEEDYSGEDNFSGEEEYEEYDSDDSEHDEYIQQESAKKEVDDLSTIGFKKDGFDYSKYMRPIGGGVFIPAIWDVNELKNKKNGIVELVKNSEPAPFMFGLEEISKDYKKDVKDLEVDEDIKEALVVDDEEDDFEELDDDFILQANGGTLDGLQDEVDETINKFNNFRIKNKAYDFIDDEEDYNGDGEYYEGEDDDDDYYEDDEEYYKNLKNKSGNNNNNKDDGRKVQDEVLEAQFEIALEQYEDEDIGELEPEETLGTCNVNNFEDVFDEFIDDYNKNHEPLMVQIQTLKKNNNFIALTEKEKEIILKRDWNKEVLVEVSDHENEENEDDKWDCETILTTYTNLENHPKLLREEKKIKLSRKTGMPIGVIPTKQKGDDGNSDNEEEDEEEDEKSVNLGVSRKNETKESKKLRKQQLKDDRKNKRELKKDLKVAFKKEEIKQTSIIKDQKTNSSVAVRY, encoded by the exons atgCCAAAACCATTTATacaaaataagaataaaCAAGTTTTAGCAACATTCACTGCTAGTTATAGAGATAGACATGGTCGTGAAACTGGTGTAAGAGATAAAGTT atAAGTGAAGGTGAAGAAGATTATTCAGGAGAAGATAATTTTTCAGGAGAAGAAGAGTATGAAGAATATGATTCAGATGATTCAGAACATGACGAATATATTCAACAAGAATCAGCTAAAAAAGAAGTAGATGATTTATCAAcaattggatttaaaaaagatggtttcgattattcaaaatatatGAGAccaattggtggtggtgttttCATTCCAGCAATTTGGGAtgtaaatgaattaaaaaataaaaagaatggtATTGTTGAATTAGTTAAAAATAGTGAACCTGCACCATTTATGTTTGGTTTAGAAGAAATTAGtaaagattataaaaaagatg ttAAAGATTTAGAAGTTGATGAAGATATTAAAGAAGCATTAGtagttgatgatgaagaagatgatttCGAAGAGTTAgatgatgattttattttacaagcAAATGGTGGTACATTAGATGGTTTACAAGATGAAGTTGATGaaactattaataaatttaataattttagaatAAAGAATAAAGCATATGATTTcattgatgatgaagaggattataatggtgatggtgaatATTATGAaggtgaagatgatgatgatgattattatgaagatgatgaagaatattataaaaatttaaaaaataaaagtggtaataataataataataaagatgatgGTAGAAAAGTTCAAGATGAAGTTTTAGAAGCACAATTTGAAATTGCATTAGAACAATATGAGGATGAAGATATTGGTGAATTGGAACCAGAGGAAACATTAGGTACATGTAATGTTAACAATTTTGAAGATGTTTTCGATGAATTCATAGATGACTATAATAAGAATCATGAACCATTGATGGTACAAATTCAAACattgaaaaagaataataactTTATCGCATTAACTGAAAAGGAGAAAGAAATCATCTTAAAGAGGGATTGGAATAAGGAAGTATTAGTGGAAGTTAGTGACCATGAAAATGAAGAGAACGAAGATGACAAATGGGATTGTGAAACCATTTTAACAACTTATACCAATTTAGAAAATCATCCAAAATTATTAAgagaagaaaagaaaattaaattatctcGTAAAACTGGTATGCCAATTGGTGTAATTCCAACCAAACAAAAAGGTGATGATGGCAATAGTGATAACGAGGAAGAGGATGAAGAGGAAGATGAAAAATCAGTTAATCTTGGTGTTTCAAGAAAGAACGAAACTAAAGAATCTAAAAAATTACgtaaacaacaattaaaagatgatcgtaaaaataaaagagaaTTAAAGAAAGATTTGAAAGTTGCctttaaaaaagaagaaattaaacaaacttcaattattaaagatcaaaaaacaaattcttCTGTTGCTGttagatattaa
- a CDS encoding Arf GTPase activating protein produces MSKEDKITQQCIQRLEELLKLEENRYCADCSSKNPRWCSTNLGIFVCIKCSGIHRSLGVHISKVRSVTLDKWNFELLQQMVDGGNKKVNQIYEEFMPAHYRKPDPNTDTHTLEQFIRSKYERKEFMRRDISSRTGNNNNNNNNNHHQQHQQQQPRRENYGGNSGGGFSSTNNVELRSYSQNNNNSNGYNNNNNNNNYNNNNNNNSNNNNNNNNNRGYSTTNPSNQSHGFVRPSIANGFATTEFNNHNNNNNNSNNNNNNNNFNNNIKPPTPVQTKSNVSLIDDQWNSAPQGKKSLIDDDFNGPSVAPQQQPHSTFDPFVGSKVSSNGANNNNINMNNNMNNNMNNNMNNNMNNNNMNKQPFNNNGFPTPPTGMNSMMGGNNNNNFNMMNNGGGMMPMNNGMMNNGGMMNNGGGGMMPMNNGGMMPMNNGGMMNNGGMLNNGVMMNNGGMMPMNNGGMMGGFGGMMPMNNGGMMGGANNMGGMNLGMNAMSPMGGAPMNNNMGAMNLGMNAMSPMGGAPMRSPAAAGNNSFNITPTSATPTPPQPSQFSSLDSLMFTSSPSQPKQSQPSQSFGNNFPITANNSNNNNNVNSLFF; encoded by the exons atgagCAAAGAAGATAAAATAACTCAACAATGTATTCAAAGATTggaagaattattaaaattggaaGAAAATAGATATTGTGCTGATTGCAGTTCAAaga atccaAGATGGTGTTCAACCAATTTAGGTATTTTTGTTTGTATAAAATGTTCAGGTATTCATAGATCATTAGGTGTCCATATCTCAAAGGTTAGAAGTGTTACACTTGATAAATggaattttgaattattacaaCAAATGGTTGATGGAGGTAACAAAAAAGTGAATCAAATCTATGAAGAGTTCATGCCAGCTCACTATAGAAAACCAGATCCAAACACTGATACACA CACTTTAGAACAATTCATTAGAAGTAAATAtgaaagaaaagaatttatGAGAAGAGATATTAGTTCTCGTactggaaataataataataataataataataatcatcaccaacaacaccaacaacaacaaccaagaCGTGAAAACTATGGTGGTAATAGTGGAGGTGGTTTCTCTTCAACAAATAATGTAGAATTACGTTCATACtcacaaaataataataatagcaatggctataacaataacaataataacaataactacaacaacaacaataacaacaatagtaataataataataataataataataacagagGATATTCAACTACTAACCCAAGTAATCAATCACATGGATTTGTTAGACCATCAATAGCAAATGGTTTTGCAACAactgaatttaataatcataacaataacaataacaatagtaataataataataataataataatttcaataataacaTAAAACCACCAACACCAGTTCAAACAAAGAGTAATGtatcattaattgatgacCAATGGAATAGCGCACCACAAGGTAAGAAATCATTAATCGATGATGATTTCAATGGTCCATCTGTtgcaccacaacaacaaccacataGTACCTTTGATCCATTTGTTGGTTCAAAAGTAAGCAGCAATGGTgctaacaataacaatatcaatatGAACAACAATATGAACAACAATATGAACAacaatatgaataataatatgaacaacaataatatgaataaacaaccatttaataataatggattcCCTACACCACCAACTGGTATGAATAGTATGATGGGaggtaacaataataacaatttcaatatgatgaataatggtggtggtatgaTGCCAATGAATAATGGTATGATGAACAATGGTGGCATGAtgaataatggtggtggtggtatgaTGCCAATGAATAATGGCGGTATGATGCCAATGAATAATGGTGGTATGATGAACAATGGTGGTATGTTGAATAATGGTGTTATGATGAACAATGGTGGTATGATGCCAATGAATAATGGAGGTATGATGGGAGGATTTGGTGGTATGATGCCAATGAATAATGGTGGTATGATGGGTGGTGCTAACAATATGGGTGGCATGAATTTAGGAATGAATGCTATGTCTCCAATGGGTGGTGCTCCAATGAATAACAATATGGGCGCTATGAATTTAGGAATGAATGCTATGTCTCCAATGGGTGGTGCTCCAATGAGGTCACCAGCAGCTGCTGGAAATAACTCTTTCAATATTACTCCAACTTCTGCTACTCCAACTCCACCACAACCATCTCAATTCTCTTCTTTGGATTCTTTAATGTTTACTTCATCCCCATCTCAACCAAAACAATCACAACCATCTCAATCATTTGGTAACAATTTCCCAATCACtgcaaataattcaaataacaacaataatgttaatagcttattcttttaa
- the ampA gene encoding adhesion modulation protein A — translation MLNKLILLLILSSCLVLSVKSEVNVDCSLVRCAQPICKPHYRLNMTDSCCGRCEPCTDVACTLQVKYCQDGEVPTGCCPCTLPPTKPDCSLVKCARPVCKPYYRLNMTDSCCGRCEPCTGVACTLQIKYCKDGEVPTGCCPCTPQPTKKPDCSKVPCPKILKYCQEGELPTGCCPCTPQPTKKPDCSRVPCPKILKYCKEGELPTGCCPCTPQPTKKPDCSDVMCTMDIRYCKNGELPTGCCPCTPQETKVPDCSKAMCTMDIKYCKPGEKPFGCCPCRENLTQ, via the coding sequence atgttaaataaactaatactattattaattctatcAAGTTGTTTGGTACTATCAGTTAAAAGTGAAGTTAATGTTGATTGCTCCCTCGTTAGATGTGCCCAACCAATATGTAAACCTCATTATAGATTAAACATGACCGATTCTTGTTGTGGTCGTTGTGAACCTTGTACCGATGTTGCATGTACTCTTCAAGTCAAATATTGTCAAGATGGTGAAGTTCCAACCGGTTGTTGTCCATGTACTCTCCCACCAACCAAACCAGATTGCTCCCTTGTTAAATGTGCTAGACCAGTATGTAAACCATATTATAGATTAAACATGACCGATTCTTGTTGTGGTCGTTGTGAACCATGTACAGGTGTCGCATGTACTCTTCAAATCAAATATTGTAAAGATGGTGAAGTTCCAACTGGTTGTTGTCCATGTACACCTCAACCAACTAAAAAACCAGATTGTTCAAAAGTTCCATGTccaaagattttaaaatattgcCAAGAAGGTGAACTTCCAACTGGTTGTTGTCCATGTACACCTCAACCAACTAAAAAACCAGATTGTTCAAGAGTTCCATGTCCAAAGATTTTGAAATACTGTAAAGAAGGTGAACTTCCAACTGGTTGTTGTCCATGTACACCTCAACCAACTAAAAAACCAGATTGTTCTGATGTAATGTGTACAATGGACATTAGATATTGTAAAAATGGTGAACTTCCAACTGGTTGTTGTCCTTGCACACCTCAAGAAACCAAAGTTCCAGATTGTTCTAAAGCTATGTGCACAATGgatattaaatattgtaaACCAGGTGAAAAACCCTTTGGTTGTTGCCCATGTCGTGAAAATTTAActcaataa
- the abcH3 gene encoding metallophosphoesterase domain-containing protein, whose product MMINNLLIKNNKINLRRIENEIKRGFSNTNSRDNNNNNNNNNNNNKYWKRLLFTDLHVSSKSLDRTIDVLKKVRELSCLESINNNNNGNIDSNIGPTPVIFLGDFWHQRNILHVRHIDQLLKEFEQWKRCNIETIFIPGNHDQVSIDGSVHAIQMFSLFPNFKVATDPIIDYDNGFAYLPWREQKEEQKQLFTNLSTIKPNIDSSIHNKWTVFAHAEIKGAISNGGYKSHGKFQIEDLIIENNNENNNNSSSSNNIRSCYLGHYHKRQQISNNFWYIGSPYEQNFGEMNDPHGVAFVDSNEIKPRFIDFNDLPRHHKLYFPFESSKTSLVKSKDIVEVQSTLDNMKSKDYIDSINSLPPFIDLRRVMINENSIKKQLFKTNENLNDNKITTTTTITPIKFKLEDFLENYIDQQIERNFLVEENESKKKLLYLGKEILSMVNEPTIVPMGRKVKIQKITIKDFCGLGGELELNLSMDVDQQEMINRMIMIRGEMGSGKSTIFEALVWCLYGNTSPKKQSTSSSSIKGDEVINDQSKQASVKVELLIDDCKSIEIVRSKTRKSGSKIVINGLDEDNDNFKQGVLDQQSLINNIIGLDYDCFRMSIYLGQGSISNFVTDTDKRRKELLSRIFSLGTCIPAAKLSKELRKKKKSELDNLEKLISNEKSSLSTWSSIDFQKQSLDWLNEKSTNLSILNQQLEKDLINFQNLNNTLIIYNHEDNKENNNLNITKDKINEIQKLIRSLENEKEIIQRDSTRLSIKFNENLTNLKYGIKQNQFEFKNLTDTINHLNKHLIENKCSQCGQTLINNNDENETNNIKDKIENLKIKSEKFQNEIKEFENKENQLKIEFENEKKLIDERKLKIQLELKDKQIELQFLNKQIQDYSKIEINLGYLKDSIGNRKNQILQLEQSLNPFNEKIKEKQQNIEKLMNSIELNESLFKDVQSQLLNYQFWETGFSASGLPLMVLLNVIEQVETYANQFLSILSKGKLFTKLSIDNQEELSLEVFELSSKDGTLVPRSFYQLSGGQRRCVELSYSPFALSEVVFNHSGSRITTIIIDELTNHLDSSVKPIICDLLRNLQEKDSVVVIDHDISVQSEFDQVFNLEKSFDSKKLKLNLLQ is encoded by the coding sequence atgatgattaataatttattaataaaaaataataaaattaatctaAGAAGaatagaaaatgaaataaaaaggGGTTTTAGTAATACTAATAGtagagataataataataataataataataataataataataataaatattggaaaagattattatttacagatTTACATGtatcatcaaaatcattagATAGAACTATTGacgttttaaaaaaagttagagAATTAAGTTGtttagaatcaattaataataataataatggtaatattgATAGTAATATTGGACCAACACCAGTTATATTTTTAGGTGATTTTTGGCATCAACGTAATATACTTCATGTTAGACATattgatcaattattaaaagaatttgaacAATGGAAGAGATGTAATATTGAAACCATATTCATACCAGGTAATCATGATCAAGTTTCTATTGATGGTAGTGTACATGCTATTCAAATGTTTTCCCtatttccaaattttaaagttgCAACTGATCCAATCATTGATTATGATAATGGTTTTGCATATTTACCATGGAGAGAACAAAAAgaagaacaaaaacaattatttacaaatttatcaaCTATTAAACCAAATATTGATTCATCAATTCATAATAAATGGACTGTTTTTGCACATGCCGAAATTAAAGGTGCGATTTCAAATGGTGGTTATAAATCACATGGtaaatttcaaattgaagatttaataattgaaaataataatgaaaataataataatagtagtagtagtaataatattagatcATGTTATTTAGGACATTATCATAAACGTcaacaaatttcaaataatttttggtaTATTGGCAGTCCATATGAACAAAATTTTGGAGAGATGAATGATCCACATGGCGTTGCATTTGTtgattcaaatgaaattaaaccaAGATTTATTGATTTCAATGATTTACCACGTCAtcataaattatattttccaTTTGAGTCAAGTAAAACTTCATTAGTtaaatcaaaagatattGTTGAAGTTCAATCAACTTTAGATAATATGAAATCAAAAGATtatattgattcaattaattctttaccaCCATTCATTGATTTAAGAAGAGTTATGAtcaatgaaaattcaataaaaaaacaactttttaaaacaaatgaaaatttaaatgataataaaataacaacaacaacgacaataacaccaattaaatttaaattggaagattttttagaaaattatattgatcaacaaattgaaagaaattttttagttgaagaaaatgaatcgaaaaagaaattattatatttaggTAAAGAGATATTATCAATGGTGAATGAGCCAACCATTGTACCTATGGGTAGAAAAgttaaaattcaaaagattacaattaaagatttttgTGGATTAGGTGGtgaattagaattaaatttatcaatggATGTTGATCAACAAGAGATGATAAATAGAATGATTATGATTAGAGGTGAAATGGGGTCTGGTAAATCAACAATATTCGAAGCATTGGTGTGGTGTTTATATGGTAATACTTCTCCAAAGAAACAGTCAACTTCAAGTTCAAGTATTAAAGGTGATGAGGTTATAAATGATCAATCTAAACAGGCATCTGTTAaagttgaattattaattgatgattgtAAATCTATTGAAATCGTGAGATCCAAAACTAGGAAATCCGGTTCAAAAATTGTTATCAATGGTTTAGATGaggataatgataattttaaacagGGTGTTTTAGATCAACAGTCATTGATTAACAATATAATCGGTTTAGATTATGATTGCTTTAGAATGAGTATTTATTTAGGTCAAggttcaatttcaaattttgtaACTGATACTGATAAACGtagaaaagaattattatcacGTATATTTTCATTAGGTACTTGTATACCTGCtgcaaaattatcaaaagaattgagaaaaaagaaaaaatcaGAATTAGATAAtcttgaaaaattaatttcaaatgaaaaatcttcattatcaaCTTGGTCGtcaattgattttcaaaaacaatCTTTAGATTggttaaatgaaaaatcaacaaatttatcaattttaaatcaacaattagaaaaagatttaattaattttcaaaatttaaataatactttAATTATCTATAATCATgaagataataaagaaaataataatttaaatattacaaaagataaaattaatgaaattcaaaaattaattagatcattagaaaatgaaaagGAAATAATTCAACGTGATTCAACtagattatcaattaaatttaatgaaaatttaacaaatttaaaatatggaattaaacaaaatcaatttgaatttaaaaatttaacagATACAATTAACCATTTAAATAAGCATTTAATTGAGAATAAATGTAGTCAATGTGGTCaaactttaattaataataatgatgaaaatgaaactaataatattaaagataaaattgaaaatttaaaaattaaatctgaaaaatttcaaaatgaaattaaagaatttgaaaataaagaaaatcaattgaaaattgaatttgaaaatgaaaagaaattaattgatgaaaggaaattaaagattcaattagagttaaaagataaacaaattgaattacaatttttaaataaacaaattcaagATTATTCAAagattgaaattaatttaggtTATTTAAAAGACTCAATTGGTAAtagaaaaaatcaaattttacaaTTGGAACAATCTTTAAATCCATTTAATGAAAAGATTAAAGagaaacaacaaaatattgaaaaactaatgaattcaattgaattgaatgaatctttatttaaagatgTTCAATctcaattattgaattacCAATTCTGGGAGACAGGTTTCAGTGCTAGTGGTTTACCATTGATGGTATTGTTAAATGTAATTGAACAAGTTGAAACCTATGCAAATCAATTcctttcaatattatcaaagggtaaattatttacaaaactCTCAATCGATAATCAAGAGGAGTTATCTTTAGAAGTATTTGAATTATCTTCAAAGGATGGTACATTAGTACCAAGAtcattttatcaattaagtGGTGGTCAAAGACGTTGTGTAGAATTATCTTATAGCCCTTTTGCTCTAAGTGAAGTGGTTTTCAACCATTCAGGTTCAAGaataacaacaattatcATCGATGAACTCACAAACCATTTAGATTCTTCCGTTAAACCAATCATTTGTGATCTTCTTAGAAATTTACAAGAAAAAGATTCTGTAGTTGTAATCGATCATGATATTAGTGTCCAAAGTGAATTTGAtcaagtttttaatttagaaaaatcatttgatagtaaaaaattaaaattaaatttacttcaataa